In one Myotis daubentonii chromosome 1, mMyoDau2.1, whole genome shotgun sequence genomic region, the following are encoded:
- the GPRIN3 gene encoding G protein-regulated inducer of neurite outgrowth 3, protein MGTVPDPLILANTSLITATGKEEDLGEVQAASPPPQPALLCKNTDGLSSKPREPALSPRAASEALMQACEHEAARPDMSSPGIFNEVEQASPTLNSPGNTQRPGNSKPTAPTPCSAAVKDLTHTACTMPASQHHHQAIPGGQPNASAASGSEETLGKSQRTSDGEQSETPSCPVGGTCSSSQDQVPCDFPSQDTIPGVVQTANTAPRMLSHAAPPAGGPEGDKQGAMSDAKTRACDSPAREDGCSGNTQPSATTADTQAVSPGTPQPSHLSSKGSTFPPEPEKTLLAAPHQASRFKEASTMTNQAENEVKEVPNRAQQDAEVQAVASVESRSVSTSPSILTAFLKETPAPEPLEQEQLRVVCHGSGRQVLELSVNKLSPQESGRCPGIMPEAHSQAAAAVSTALQGDSRWVSLPGEVPNTSSINEASSNAQDKRTDDGRSAGMTPGMPTSKQLSANSSSLKASLTDQISISAGSQDETSHGLGTFGTKPSELAVKTTGGHKTDPDCKLSASCGPASKAEQFGGSDPTDKGDAREKKPASLPVGKEQESKGTNLQDGKARAEGKSLLLNPKAQESGGSSSAASPIPSPVRNNQEGTVEEHRPAKPATSLSLPSEPMGDSSPGSGKKTPSRSVKASPRRASRVSEFLKELNVTAAAQVGLTPGEKKKQLGADSKLQLKQSKRVRDVVWDEQGMTWEVYGASLDPESLGVAIQNHLQRQIREHEKSIKAQSSQARRSISSDTSSSKKLKGRQHGVFQSMLQNFRRPNCCVRPAPSSVLD, encoded by the coding sequence ATGGGGACTGTACCTGACCCTCTAATATTAGCTAACACTTCCCTGATCACAGCTACCGGAAAAGAAGAGGACCTAGGAGAGGTACAGGCTGCCTCACCTCCGCCTCAACCAGCCCTCCTGTGTAAGAACACCGATGGCCTTTCCAGCAAGCCTCGGgaaccagccctcagccccagggcAGCTTCGGAGGCCCTGATGCAGGCCTGTGAGCATGAGGCCGCGCGGCCAGACATGTCTTCTCCTGGCATCTTCAATGAGGTGGAGCAAGCATCTCCCACACTCAACTCCCCTGGCAATACCCAGCGGCCAGGAAACAGCAAGCCCACAGCACCAACCCCGTGCTCTGCAGCAGTGAAGGATCTTACACACACAGCGTGTACCATGCCAGCCAGTCAGCACCACCACCAGGCCATCCCGGGGGGCCAGCCCAACGCCAGCGCCGCTTCGGGATCTGAAGAGACACTGGGGAAATCACAGAGAACCTCAGATGGAGAGCAATCTGAGACGCCGAGTTGTCCTGTGGGAGGCACTTGTAGCAGCAGCCAAGATCAAGTGCCCTGTGATTTTCCTTCTCAAGACACAATCCCGGGAGTGGTGCAGACTGCAAACACAGCGCCCAGGATGCTCAGTCATGCCGCCCCTCCTGCAGGCGGGCCTGAAGGGGACAAGCAGGGAGCCATGTCCGACGCCAAGACGAGGGCCTGTGACTCTCCAGCCAGAGAAGACGGATGTTCAGGGAACACACAGCCCTCTGCCACCACCGCTGACACCCAGGCGGTGAGTCCTGGGACACCTCAACCATCCCACCTCTCCAGCAAAGGTTCGACGTTTCCTCCAGAGCCAGAGAAGACGCTGCTAGCAGCACCGCACCAGGCGTCCAGGTTCAAAGAAGCCAGTACGATGACCAATCAGGCTGAAAATGAGGTCAAGGAAGTTCCCAACAGGGCTCAGCAGGATGCGGAGGTGCAGGCCGTGGCCAGTGTCGAGAGCAGATCCGTCTCCACCAGCCCCAGCATCCTCACTGCGTTCTTAAAGGAAACCCCTGCTCCTGAGCCTTTGGAACAAGAGCAGCTACGTGTGGTTTGCCATGGCAGTGGGAGACAGGTGTTGGAGCTGTCAGTCAACAAGCTATCCCCCCAGGAGTCGGGGCGGTGCCCTGGCATCATGCCAGAGGCGcacagccaggcagctgcagcTGTCTCCACGGCTCTCCAAGGGGATAGTAGATGGGTGAGCCTGCCAGGGGAGGTCCCCAATACCTCATCCATCAATGAGGCATCCAGCAATGCCCAGGATAAGCGTACAGACGATGGGAGGTCAGCTGGAATGACCCCAGGGATGCCCACGTCTAAACAGCTTTCTGCTAATTCTAGCTCCCTGAAAGCTAGCCTCACCGACCAGATTTCCATCAGTGCAGGAAGTCAAGATGAAACCAGTCACGGGTTGGGGACATTTGGAACCAAGCCATCTGAGCTTGCAGTGAAAACCACAGGTGGCCACAAAACAGACCCTGATTGCAAACTCTCTGCCTCCTGTGGCCCTGCCAGCAAAGCTGAGCAGTTCGGGGGCTCCGACCCCACGGATAAAGGAGATGCAAGAGAGAAGAAGCCTGCATCTCTTCCGGTAGGAAAAGAACAAGAATCGAAAGGCACGAATCTCCAGGATGGGAAAGCAAGGGCAGAGGGCAAAAGCCTACTGCTCAATCCTAAAGCTCAAGAAAGTGGAGGCTCGAGCTCAGCTGCCAGTCCCATACCCTCCCCCGTTAGAAATAACCAGGAGGGCACCGTGGAAGAACACAGGCCGGCCAAACCAGCCACCAGCCTGAGCCTGCCGTCTGAACCCATGGGTGACTCCAGTCCTGGCTCGGGCAAGAAGACCCCTTCTCGCTCGGTCAAGGCCAGCCCGCGCCGCGCCAGCCGGGTCAGCGAGTTCCTCAAGGAGCTCAACGTGACGGCGGCCGCCCAGGTGGGACTCACCCCAGGAGAGAAGAAGAAGCAGCTGGGCGCCGACTCCAAGCTGCAGTTGAAACAGTCCAAGCGGGTCAGGGACGTGGTGTGGGACGAGCAGGGCATGACCTGGGAGGTGTACGGCGCTTCCCTGGACCCGGAGTCGCTGGGCGTCGCCATCCAGAACCATTTACAGAGACAGATCCGGGAGCACGAGAAATCCATCAAAGCGCAAAGCAGCCAGGCCCGGAGGTCCATTTCCTCGGATACGTCTTCGAGTAAGAAGCTCAAAGGCAGGCAGCACGGCGTGTTCCAGTCCATGTTGCAGAACTTCCGACGCCCCAACTGCTGCGTCCGCCCTGCCCCGTCCTCGGTGTTAGATTGA